From the Chitinispirillales bacterium genome, the window ACAAAAACATTGACGTGCTTACGGAATACACCAGAAACGGACTTTCCGCACAAATTTGTGAAAGAATAAAAAATGCCGACAACACAATTCGTGTAATAACGCTTGACCCTAATTTGGAAGCGAAATTGGAAGGCTCTCTTACCGAATACGACGGGACTGTAAAACTTAATTTGTCTCCAAGCGACGCCGGTGCGATAATTGATACAGTTAAAAAGACGGCGCAAGACGTGAAACAAATTGGCGAAATGCCTATTATGGTTACTTCCCCGGTAATCAGATTGCAAATGAAACGCCTAACCGAAAGCGATATACCCGGCATGACAGTACTTTCTTACAATGAAATCGTGAGTGGAATCGAACTGCAATCAATCGGCATGGTAAGTTTGGATAAAGATAATGACGATGAAACGACACAATAGCGTAAAAGAATAAAAAAGCCGCATTTCTACGGCTCTTTTTTTATCAAACCTTACAGAGAATTTGCAATCAAGTCGCCAAGTTCTTTCGTCCCCATTCCCATTTTCCCAGCCGCAAGCGATTTAACTTTTCCCGAAGCAAGCACGTCAGAAACCGCTTTTTCGATATTTTCGGCAAGCGCCGTCTCACCTACAGTGTCCATCATAAGCCCTGCGGCGCAAATCGCCGCAAGAGGATTTATCACGTTTTTACCCGTATATTTCGGAGCGGAACCTCCCATCGGTTCAAACATTGAAACCCCCTGCGGATTTATATTCCCGCCAGCCGCAATTCCAAGTCCGCCTTGAATCATAGCGCCCAAATCCGTAATAATGTCGCCGAACAAATTTTCGGTCACGCAAACATCGAACCATTCCGGATTCTTCACAAACCACATATTAGCCGCATCAATGTGATTATAATCACGCTTGATGTCTGTAAACTGCGCATCACCCATCTCGTTGAAAGCGCGCCACCATAAATCGCCCGTGTAGGTAAGTACATTTCTTTTGTGGATAAGAGTAAGCGGTTTTTCGGCGTATTTCATATTTTTCTTATTACGGCGGCGCTTATATTCAAACGCATATTTCAGGCATCTGTCAACCGTTCTGCGATCGTAAAGCATAAGTTGAGTCGCTGTTTCTTCGGAAGTGTTTTCGCGCACAACTCCACCCATTCCGGTATAAATTCCACCAGTGTTTTCGCGAACAACGACAAAGTCGATATCGTTTGGACCTTTGTCGCGAAGCGGCGTCTCAACACCGTCGTAAAGTTTCACGGGACGCAGATTAATGTATTGGTCGAGAGAAAATCTGGCTTTGAGTAAAATTCCCAGTTCCAAAATACCAGGTTTTACGTCAGGATGTCCGATCGCCCCCAGAAAAATCGCATCAAATTTTTTAAATTCCTCAATTGCGCTGTCGGGCAGTGTTTCACCGGTTCTCATATAGCGTTCGCCGCCGAAATCAAACGATTGATAATTGATTTTTACTCCGTGTTTGGCACATGCCGCATCAAGCACTTTTTTCGCTTCAGTTGCGACTTCAGGACCTGTTCCGTCACCGGGAAGCAACGCAATATTGTATGACTTTGCCATAAAAATAACCTTTCATTTTGTTAATTATTTAATTTTCATCGCAAAAATAATTTATTCTCGACTGTGATAATCAATTTAATGGTATTTTTATTATTGAAACGTTTATTTTTCGGAGAATTATGGTGGAAAATGAAAATAAAACGCTAATAGACAAAATAAAAGATGAAATTCTGCTTAACGGTGGACAAACGACAAACGAAATAGCGGGTAAATTTTTGGGCGTAAAAAACGCGTCGCCGTTAAATCAAAAAATTGTTGAAAAAATTTTTAAGAATTATCAAGAATTTTATTTCGACGATGAAAAGTGGTGCATAAAAGAATTTTCGGCAAATTGGGAAAAGGCGGAATTTAGCGCTGAAAACTTTGGAAAAGAACCGCAAACTTTCGGCGTTTTCGGATTTTACGATGAAAATAAAAAGATAATTTTTGTGGGAAACGCAACAAACGTACGGGAAAAATTGCTCTCTTTTTGCGAGTACGGCGATAACATTTGCGAAGACATTAAAAAACTCCGCAAATCGGCGGTTTCTTATATTGTTTCTACCTGCACCGACGAGAAAACAGCACTTGAAATCGAACGAAAACTTATCGCAAAACACAAGCCGATTTTAAACGAAAAATCTTTGTGAAAATTTATAAGAACAAACCCGTATTTGCCGCAAATTATGGTATATTATGGACATTATTTAATTAATCATTATACGGACGATATTTTGAAAAATTACGATAACGATAAACGAAATTGTTTTACATCCGATACAAGGGTTATGACAAGAAACGGTTATAAATCTATAGGAAATTTAAGAGTAGGTGAAGAAATCGCTTCTTTACAAGACAATAAAATTGTTTTCAAAAACGTATTGAAAGTTTTGAAAAACGGTAAAAAAGACGTGTATGAATTTCTTAGAACGGACGGAATGATATACACATGTACACCCGATCACAAATTTCTTACTACGGAAGGTATGAAAGACGCTTTAGAAATTCAATCGCTAAGATTAGAACTTTACAGTATTCCATTAAGGGATTCATCGTTTAACATGTCAACGTACAGAGAGACAAAACGTTTAAGAATTGTAGCGTTATCCAATAATTACAGTATATTAAATCCAGAAAACGCCAAGTCGTTTTTAGCCGGTTTGATTTCAACAGCGTTACGTTCAAATTATGTCAGTAAAGAAGACAAAGTCTATTTTGAATTTTATAAGAAAGAAGATGCGGAATATGCTTATTTTGCGGCATCATTGGCTGGTATTTCGTGCCGAATTTACCGTTTTCAATATATATACGTGATTTCAGTGACTCAAAAAGAATTGAATAAAATTATTGATATACAAGCAATTTACAACTCTGGACAGGAAATACTGATAAGAGAGCATAAAGGAAAAGGTTATACGTTCGAATGCGAACTTACAAAAGTCGGTTTGAAAGAAGTTTACGACATAGAAGTCAAAGACACTCATAATTACATTATAGAAGGATGTCAAGTAGTACATAATTGCAATTAAATATCAGGGGAATTATACGTACGCAAACGCACGTATAATTCCCATTTTTTACTTTTTGTTTTTTGTGTTAGCGGCAGGTTTTGTAACCGGTTTTGCCGCAGGTTTTATCTGCTTCTTCAGTTTATTATTTTCATTTGTCAACCTTCTATTTTGACCTTGCAATTTTTCAATAGTTTTATCCAATGCTTCAATTTTTCCATTACTTTCCGCCAATTGTGTTTCTATCGCTTCTTTAGCTATTATCGCTTCTTCCGTTTTCTTGTTAGCCGCCGATAAAGAAGTCGAGTAAACGATTATGAAAACAATCAAAATCAGCAAAAACGGAAGAATACAAATAGCCTTAACTTTTAACCAAAATCTTATACCGTTGCTGTCTTTAAGCCATTTTTCCAATTTATCAATCACATTTACGGAACGAACTTTACAATCGTCATCTAAATTTAACGAAGACATTTCTATTTTTTCTTCACGTTTAACAGATTCCGGCTTAGGTTTAGCCGACAAATCAACCGTTTCTGCTTTTTCTTCACGTTTAACAGATTCCGGCTTAGGTTCTTTTGCCGCTTCTGAGCCGCTTTCTTTTGTCTTTGTTACTTCATTTTTTTTCTGGGCTGCAGTCGGCTTGTTACCTGCCGCCGTTGAAATACCAACATCAAATTCAAGTTCGTCATTACTCATCTTGACACCTCCAAATTTTTAAAACTTTACTTTTCTTCTATTCTAATATACTGCGTTGCCGCCTTAATAAACGAATTTTTTTCAATTTCCCTCACGGAATTTATAACATCCGCCTCGTTCGCCTCGTCAGTGGTAAAAATTATCGGAACAAAGTCATCGTCATGACTTTCACTTTGGTCAACCGAAGCGATAGAAATATTGTTTTTCCCGAACGTTGTCGCAATGACGCCGATTACGCCGGGCTGATCTTTAACCGTAAAACGAAGATAAAACCTGCTGGCTATTTCGGCAGCGGTTTTCAATACAATTTCGTTTTCACGAGAATAAAGCCGCATTGGAATTCTTTTAGTATCTCCAGACACTATGTTTCGCGCAACATCGACGACGTCGCTTATTACAGCGCTTGCCGTAGGAAGTTCTCCCGCGCCTTTTCCATAAAGCATAATATCGCCGACAGCGTCTCCCGTAAATAACGCCGCGTTAAATACGTCGCGAACGTTTGCCAAAATGTGATTTTGCGGCAGCATAACAGGATTTACACGCACGATAATTGATTTATCTTTCGCGTTTTTCTTGGCGATTCCCAAAAGTTTTATCGTGTAACCCAAATCTTTTGCAAATTTAATATCGTCTGAAGTAATATTTCGGATACCGTCGATTTGCATCTTATTAACATCTACAAATCCGTCAAACAAAAGCGACGCCATAATAGCTATTTTATGTCCGGTATCGCCGCCGTCGATATCAAGCGTAGGGTCAGCTTCTGCGTATCCTAATTTTTGCGCGTTTTTCAACGTTTCGGAAAAATCGCTCCCCTCTTCCGTCATTTTTGTGAGAATATAATTGCAAGTTCCGTTAATAATTCCGTAAAACGACACCGTATTATTGCCTATAAGCGACTCGCGCGCGGTTTTGATTGTAGGCATTCCGCCGCCTACAGCCGCCTCAAAATAAACAGATACGTTTTTTTTATCCGCCGCCGAAAATATTTCAGGACCACATTCCGCAATAAGTTTTTTGTTTGCCGTAATAACGTGTTTTCCGTTTTCGATGGCTGTTAAAACTATTTCTTTTGCGACAGTCGTTCCGCCGATAAGCTCTATAACAATATCTATTTCGGGGTCGGACGCTACTTCAAGCCCGTCGCCGACTATTTCGGCGGTACCGACAGGAAAATTTTTCAACCGTGACGGCTCAAGAGTCGCAATTTTTTTTAGTTCAAGCGGAAGTTGCAGTTTATTTCTAAAAAACGACATCTCCTGAGCCAAAATTTTAATCACTCCGCCGCCAACCGTCCCGGCTCCTGCGAGACCAATTCTTATACTGTTTTTCATAACAAATCACCTTTTTACTTTTTTGAAATATAATAAATGCCGAAAATAAAAAATTATTATTCTACATTCAACACGGTTTCAGCAATAATTTCAGCGGCATTTATCATATTTTTTGAAGCATTATTTTTCATTTTTATGTGAATTTCACCGTCTTTTTCGTAACTTTTCACAAAATCAATAATTTTTTCAGAAGTTTTTTCATTTTGCTCCAAGCAAAGCGCCCATCCGGAATTTTGTGCGAATTGCGCATTGTGCCATTGATGGTTTTCTGCCGACCAGGGTAACGGAATTAAAATTGACGGCAAGGCGAATAATTGCGCTTCGCTTATTGTAGATGCGCCCGCCCGCCCAATAAGAAGATACGCTATCGAATAATACGGATACAAATCTTGAATCGAAGCGAATACCGCTACATTTTTGTCGCCGGAAAATAACTTCTTAATTTCGTCTTCTCCTGCAGTTCCGGTTTGCCATATTACCTGAAAATCATTTTGCGAGAACCATTTTACCGCTTTAACCAACAATTTATTCATCGACATCGCCCCTTGGCTTCCACCGCAAATTAAAATTGTTCGCTTATTTTTATTAACGGAAACATGAAAGGTAAAATTATTATAATTTTGTCTTTTTCTTGTCGGTGTTCCAGTAATTTGCATTAAGTTTTTGTCCGCATTAAAATTTTTTATCAACGGCATACCCAAAAATATTTTGTTTGCTTTTTTAGCAAAAAAAGTATTAACCGCACCGGCAACAGTGTTTTGTTCTTGAATAAAATAAGGAATCTTATTCGATTTCGCCGCAAATAAAACCGCCGCACATACATATCCCCCAAAAGCTACAACAGCGTCCGGTCTATTTTTTTTTAAATACTTGTTCATAAATATTACAGATTTCAAAAGTTTTATAACCGCTCTAATCAACTGTAATGAAACTTTCCGTTGAATTCCTTCAACTTCAAGCGAAAACATTTCTATATCAAAACGTTCGGCTATTTCTTTTTCGTTTGCACGGTCGGTTGTAATCCACAGCAATCGACAATTGGGATTTCTCACTTTTATCTCTTGCGCGACCGCCATAGCCGGAAAAATATGCCCGCCAGTGCCGCCGGCGACCAAAAAAATTTTCAAACCTTAATCCTTCCGTATTTTGAAGAAGAAATATTAAGTAAAATCCCTAAAGCGACAGCGTCGGCTATTACCGCCGTTCCACCGTAACTAACAAACGGAAGAGATGCGCCCGTACTTACAAATCCGAGATTTACGAAAAGATGAAACAAGAAAGAAAATGCATAATTTATCGTAAACCCAAACGCCGTTAATTTTGAAAAGCCATCATCAGCTTCAATCGCCGTTTTAAATCCCGCTAATATAAAACTTATATAAACCAACAAGAAAATTAATGCGCCGACAAATCCTGTTTCCTCTGCAATAATCGCAAAAATATAATCGTTTTCAATTTCAGGAAGACGATTATATTTCGCCTCACCGTTCCCTATACCTAACCCGAAAACTCCCCCGCTCCCTATTGCCAATAAGGCTTGGCGGCTTTGATAATTATCTCCGCGCTTTATTATTCTTTCTCGGAAATTAGAATTTATTCCCCAAACTGCAACAAATAAAAGTATTGTACCGAGTAAAAGCAAAGGAAGCGCTTTAGTCAACTTTTTTGTACTTTTCAGTGCAAACATTGCGATTAGTACCAAAAGGATTGAAACCGCAACAGAATTACTTGGCTGCGCAACAATCAAAATAATCGTAAGAAGCGAAAATATTATAATATCTTTATTTTTTGATACAACGCCTGCAAATGGTGAAACAACGCCTACAGATTCCGTTTTTATTCTGCGTAACTTGTCAACAGTTCTTTCTCGTCCGGCGGATTGTGATAATTTTAATGCCGTAAAAAGAATCAAAATGATTTTTATAAAGACCGAAGGCTGAAAATTTACAGGACCTAAAATTATCCATCTGTATGCACCGTTAATTCTCCATATACCAAAATTTTGTCCGGCGATTTTTACCTTAAGCGGTATTTCTTTGCCGACCGCTTTTTGTGTACCGTTTTTTAAAGTAACATACGTCGGACGAAATTTTTCGGTAATTTTATAGTACGCTCCGCAAAATGCAAGAGGGATAAGTAAAACCAGAAAAAAAATAAGCGCCGCTTTCAAAAAATTTTCGGAAGCGGTTTTGCGATGATCAAGTATTGTAAAAAATACCGCGGGAATTACGGCTAATAATGAAAAAATTATCTGTTTTATACCTTTACTTGAAAATGAAATATTTGAATTGTCC encodes:
- a CDS encoding 3-isopropylmalate dehydrogenase, whose product is MAKSYNIALLPGDGTGPEVATEAKKVLDAACAKHGVKINYQSFDFGGERYMRTGETLPDSAIEEFKKFDAIFLGAIGHPDVKPGILELGILLKARFSLDQYINLRPVKLYDGVETPLRDKGPNDIDFVVVRENTGGIYTGMGGVVRENTSEETATQLMLYDRRTVDRCLKYAFEYKRRRNKKNMKYAEKPLTLIHKRNVLTYTGDLWWRAFNEMGDAQFTDIKRDYNHIDAANMWFVKNPEWFDVCVTENLFGDIITDLGAMIQGGLGIAAGGNINPQGVSMFEPMGGSAPKYTGKNVINPLAAICAAGLMMDTVGETALAENIEKAVSDVLASGKVKSLAAGKMGMGTKELGDLIANSL
- a CDS encoding GIY-YIG nuclease family protein → MVENENKTLIDKIKDEILLNGGQTTNEIAGKFLGVKNASPLNQKIVEKIFKNYQEFYFDDEKWCIKEFSANWEKAEFSAENFGKEPQTFGVFGFYDENKKIIFVGNATNVREKLLSFCEYGDNICEDIKKLRKSAVSYIVSTCTDEKTALEIERKLIAKHKPILNEKSL
- a CDS encoding homoserine dehydrogenase, with product MKNSIRIGLAGAGTVGGGVIKILAQEMSFFRNKLQLPLELKKIATLEPSRLKNFPVGTAEIVGDGLEVASDPEIDIVIELIGGTTVAKEIVLTAIENGKHVITANKKLIAECGPEIFSAADKKNVSVYFEAAVGGGMPTIKTARESLIGNNTVSFYGIINGTCNYILTKMTEEGSDFSETLKNAQKLGYAEADPTLDIDGGDTGHKIAIMASLLFDGFVDVNKMQIDGIRNITSDDIKFAKDLGYTIKLLGIAKKNAKDKSIIVRVNPVMLPQNHILANVRDVFNAALFTGDAVGDIMLYGKGAGELPTASAVISDVVDVARNIVSGDTKRIPMRLYSRENEIVLKTAAEIASRFYLRFTVKDQPGVIGVIATTFGKNNISIASVDQSESHDDDFVPIIFTTDEANEADVINSVREIEKNSFIKAATQYIRIEEK
- the murG gene encoding undecaprenyldiphospho-muramoylpentapeptide beta-N-acetylglucosaminyltransferase; translation: MKIFLVAGGTGGHIFPAMAVAQEIKVRNPNCRLLWITTDRANEKEIAERFDIEMFSLEVEGIQRKVSLQLIRAVIKLLKSVIFMNKYLKKNRPDAVVAFGGYVCAAVLFAAKSNKIPYFIQEQNTVAGAVNTFFAKKANKIFLGMPLIKNFNADKNLMQITGTPTRKRQNYNNFTFHVSVNKNKRTILICGGSQGAMSMNKLLVKAVKWFSQNDFQVIWQTGTAGEDEIKKLFSGDKNVAVFASIQDLYPYYSIAYLLIGRAGASTISEAQLFALPSILIPLPWSAENHQWHNAQFAQNSGWALCLEQNEKTSEKIIDFVKSYEKDGEIHIKMKNNASKNMINAAEIIAETVLNVE
- a CDS encoding FtsW/RodA/SpoVE family cell cycle protein, which gives rise to MKTEQSAFFNADGFNKCNKIMLSCAIVLIVVGIVFVFSADNSNISFSSKGIKQIIFSLLAVIPAVFFTILDHRKTASENFLKAALIFFLVLLIPLAFCGAYYKITEKFRPTYVTLKNGTQKAVGKEIPLKVKIAGQNFGIWRINGAYRWIILGPVNFQPSVFIKIILILFTALKLSQSAGRERTVDKLRRIKTESVGVVSPFAGVVSKNKDIIIFSLLTIILIVAQPSNSVAVSILLVLIAMFALKSTKKLTKALPLLLLGTILLFVAVWGINSNFRERIIKRGDNYQSRQALLAIGSGGVFGLGIGNGEAKYNRLPEIENDYIFAIIAEETGFVGALIFLLVYISFILAGFKTAIEADDGFSKLTAFGFTINYAFSFLFHLFVNLGFVSTGASLPFVSYGGTAVIADAVALGILLNISSSKYGRIKV